Proteins from one Poecile atricapillus isolate bPoeAtr1 chromosome 14, bPoeAtr1.hap1, whole genome shotgun sequence genomic window:
- the COG7 gene encoding conserved oligomeric Golgi complex subunit 7 has product MDFSRFLSDEFEVKGWVNAAFRAVQQEAPGKVDAHAATLVMKLQLFIQEVNNAVEETSHQALQNMPRVLREVEVLKQEATFLKEQMILVKEDIKKFEEDTAQSMQVLVEIDRVKSRMQLAAESLQEADKWSTLSADIEETLKTQDVSLISAKLTSMQSSLAMLVDTPDYSEKCVHLEALKNRLEAMASPQIVAAFNSQSVDQAKMFVKVFTEIDRMPQLLAYYYKCHKVQLVAVWQELCQSDLSLNRQLTELYDTLLGTWHSQLQWAAQVFKNPHEIVTVLLIQTLGALVPSIPVCLSTAMERTGQDTKLSQLLELHDATVHFAKGLEVAMLPNLKEQNLVKVMELVEVVYAPYKPYQLKYGDLEEENLLIQISAVPLEHWEVIDCVQELNHSVNKLFILAAGAIDNCVKLTDGLGVCGLLKALKALFSKYTSDFTNTLQSIRKKCKLDDVLADSPFQEDWTAFQNSVRIISICGELLHQCGDFEQQLASRILSTAGKYLSDSYSPCSLSGFQDTSSAEKKSSVKNPWQEYNYLLKENPSEYASLMETLYTLKEKGTSNHNLLSSSRAALSRLNQLSHQLAFDSVFLRIKQQLLLVPRMEGWSSGGIGETLTDDLPNFSLTPLEYISNIGQYIMSLPLHLEPFVTQEDSALELALHAGKLPYPPEQGDELPELDNVADYWLGSIARATMQTYCEVILQIPQLTPHATKQLATDIDYLINVMDALGLQPSRTLQNIVALLKAKPEEFRQAAKSLPRRMAAGIAAIRGLEG; this is encoded by the exons ATGGACTTCTCGCGGTTCCTGTCGGATGAGTTCGAGGTGAAGGGCTGGGTGAACGCGGCGTTCCGGGCCGTGCAGCAGGAGGCCCCGGGCAAGGTGGACGCGCACGCCGCCACGCTGGTGATGAAGCTGCAGCTCTTCATCCAGGAGGTCAACAACGCCGTGGAAG AAACAAGCCATCAGGCTCTCCAGAACATGCCCAGAGTCCTGCGGGAGGTGGAAGTCTTGAAACAGGAGGCGACATTCCTGAAGGAGCAGATGATCCTTGTTAAAGAAGATATAAAGAAGTTTGAAGAAGACACAGCTCAGTCTATGCAG gttCTGGTAGAGATTGACCGAGTGAAGTCCAGGATGCAGTTGGCTGCCGAGTCACTTCAGGAAGCTGACAAATGGAGCACACTAAGTGCAGATATTGAAGAGACTCTTAAAACACAG GACGTGTCCCTGATCTCAGCCAAGCTGACGAGCATGCAGAGCAGCCTGGCCATGCTGGTGGACACACCGGATTACTCAGAGAAGTGTGTGCACCTGGAGGCACTGAAGAACCGCCTGGAGGCCATGGCCAGCCCTCAGATTGTTGCTGCTTTTAACTCCCAGTCTGTAG atCAAGCAAAAATGTTTGTTAAAGTCTTCACTGAAATTGATCGGATGCCCCAGCTTCTCGCTTATTATTACAAGTGTCACAAG GTGCAGCTGGTGGCCGTGTGGCAGGAGCTTTGCCAGAGTGACCTGAGCCTGAATCGCCAGCTGACCGAGCTGTACGACACCCTCCTGGGGACCTGGCACAGCCAGCTGCAGTGGGCAGCACAG GTTTTCAAGAACCCCCATGAAATCGTGACTGTGCTGTTGATTCAAACTCTGGGAGCTCTGGTGCCTTCCATCCCCGTGTGTCTGAGCACTGCCATGGAGAGGACGGGCCAGGACACCAAGCTGagccagctgctggagctccacGATGCCACCGTCCACTTCGCCAAGGGGCTGGAGGTGGCCATGCTGCCAAACCTCA AGGAGCAGAACCTGGTGAAAGTGATGGAGCTGGTGGAAGTGGTGTATGCTCCATACAAGCCCTATCAACTCAAATATGGAGACCTGGAAGAAGAGAATCTCCTCATCCAGATCAGTGCAGTGCCCTTG GAGCATTGGGAAGTGATTGATTGTGTCCAGGAGCTGAACCACTCAGTCAACAAACTCTTCATTCTGGCGGCCGGAGCCATCGACAACTGCGTCAAGCTCACGGATGGCCTGGGGGTGTGTGGGCTGCTGAAGGCCCTGAAGGCCCTGTTCTCAAA GTACACATCTGACTTCACAAATACACTGCAGTCTATACGAAAGAAATGTAAACTGGATGATGTCCTGGCAGATTCCCCGTTCCAGGAGGACTGGACTGCATTCCAAAACTCTGTCCG GATAATTTCCATTTGTGGTGAACTGCTTCATCAGTGTGGAGACTTTGAGCAGCAGCTGGCCAGCAG GATTTTATCAACTGCTGGGAAGTATCTCTCAGACTCCTACAGCCCTTGCAGTCTTTCTGGCTTTCAGGACACCAGTTCTGCAGAAAAGAAGAGCTCCGTAAAAAATCCCTGGCAGGAATACAATTACCTCTTGAAGGAGAATCCATCTGAGTATGCCAGCCTTATGGAAACACTTTACACCCTGAAG GAGAAAGGCACCAGTAACCACAACCTGCTGTCGTCGTCGCGAGCGGCCCTGAGCCGCCTGAACCAGCTGTCCCATCAGCTGGCCTTCGACTCGGTGTTCCTGCGCAtcaagcagcagctgctgctggtccCCAGGATGGAG GGCTGGAGTTCTGGTGGCATTGGTGAGACCCTGACAGATGACCTGCCAAATTTCAGCCTGACCCCTCTGGAATATATCAGCAAT ATTGGCCAGTACATTATGTCGCTTCCTCTGCACCTTGAGCCATTTGTCACTCAAGAGGATTCTGCTTTGGAGCTGGCATTACATGCTGGAAAACTGCCATACCCCCCAGAGCAAG GGGACGAGCTGCCCGAGCTGGACAACGTGGCTGATTACTGGCTGGGCTCCATCGCCAGGGCCACCATGCAGACGTACTGTGAGGTGATCCTGCAGATCCCACAGCTCACCCCACACGCCAC